From a region of the Cenarchaeum symbiont of Oopsacas minuta genome:
- a CDS encoding DNA Methylase — MAEPNWSNRTLFHGDNLDFLRAMNSNTVDLITTDPPFNKGKDFHATPDSLAKGASFQDRWVWEKDVHEEWVDQITDDHPHVMNVIQGSRSSYGDDMGAFLCFMGVRLLAMKRVLKNTGSIYLHCDPTASHYLKELMDSIFGRKNFRNEIIWSYQRWTGATKHFQRMHDVLLFYGKSNNIIFNMLKEPYSEKSKHKSARYSKLKDNGKIEQSYTNDTSREKSMRDVWNISYLNSQSKERTGYPTQKPLLLYERIIIASSKKGDIVLDPFAGCATTCVAAEKLGRKWVGIDIWDKAHEVVIDRLKKECHLESAGGGRDDLIFTEGDITYTSELPKRTDDGEIASPFLRVKETVVDDDKDGEKMSRKEMVSILLKNEGHKCQGCNREFDDARYLELDHKMPRADGGSNRIKNRVLLCSPCNKLKRHYLTLSGLRRENEKLGYMVK; from the coding sequence ATGGCAGAACCTAATTGGTCTAATCGTACTTTATTTCATGGAGATAATTTGGATTTTCTTCGTGCCATGAATTCAAATACAGTAGATTTGATAACAACTGATCCACCATTTAACAAAGGTAAAGATTTTCATGCAACGCCAGACAGCTTGGCTAAAGGTGCATCATTTCAGGATAGATGGGTGTGGGAAAAAGATGTACATGAAGAATGGGTAGATCAAATTACTGATGATCATCCTCATGTTATGAATGTGATTCAAGGTTCACGTTCAAGTTATGGGGATGATATGGGAGCATTTTTGTGTTTTATGGGAGTTAGGTTGTTAGCTATGAAACGTGTTTTAAAAAATACAGGTTCTATTTACCTACATTGTGATCCAACAGCATCGCATTATCTTAAAGAATTAATGGATTCAATATTTGGTAGAAAGAATTTTAGAAATGAGATAATATGGTCTTATCAAAGATGGACAGGTGCTACAAAACATTTTCAGCGTATGCACGATGTACTTTTATTTTATGGTAAATCTAATAATATTATTTTTAATATGTTAAAAGAACCATATAGTGAAAAATCTAAACATAAAAGTGCAAGATATTCAAAATTGAAAGATAATGGGAAAATAGAACAATCTTATACAAATGATACTTCTAGAGAAAAATCAATGAGAGATGTTTGGAATATATCTTATTTAAATTCGCAATCAAAGGAACGAACAGGTTATCCCACACAAAAACCCTTATTGTTATATGAACGGATAATTATCGCTTCATCTAAAAAAGGAGATATTGTATTAGATCCATTTGCAGGATGTGCTACAACGTGTGTTGCAGCTGAAAAGCTTGGTAGAAAATGGGTTGGTATTGATATTTGGGATAAGGCACATGAAGTTGTAATAGATCGTCTAAAAAAAGAATGTCATCTTGAATCAGCTGGTGGTGGTCGTGATGATCTCATATTTACAGAAGGAGACATAACATATACTTCAGAATTACCTAAACGTACTGATGATGGAGAAATTGCATCTCCATTTTTGAGAGTAAAAGAAACGGTGGTAGATGATGATAAAGATGGAGAAAAAATGAGTAGAAAAGAAATGGTATCTATATTGTTAAAAAATGAGGGACATAAATGTCAAGGATGTAATAGAGAATTTGATGACGCAAGATATTTAGAATTAGATCATAAAATGCCTAGAGCTGATGGTGGAAGTAATAGAATTAAAAATCGAGTATTGTTATGTTCGCCATGTAACAAATTGAAAAGACATTATTTAACATTATCAGGTTTGAGACGTGAGAATGAAAAATTAGGATATATGGTAAAATGA
- a CDS encoding membrane protein, translating into MYIITVLQRETTVETKTELAKLLVICVDRDNDVGEKTGLATPVVGRNACIEAAQKLALEDPEDADSNAIFSAIKTYEDLISRGYTVQVIVVAGVEHRGVQADEKIVSEIKSVLKTYNAGGAIIVSDGEDDESVIPIIQNVLPIVSVQRVVMKVSRTVEYSYAVFAKYVKMLAYDSKYSKFFLGVPGMLLLIGGIATAFGYTAEIFAVLVSILGAAFVIRAFDIDKAWTSWTKPSPSGFIRLFTVIAGIVLIISSFGAGLSVANLSEISAPSDILANGVIVGEFLSGALPIMWVGLGTLFAGTLLSNWLGGVQRQINDSLRIIALAALYPTLAQFAHILITNDSTLTLVLPLVAGLTATVIAAIVLFKRYRSPRTHIDM; encoded by the coding sequence TTGTATATTATTACAGTATTGCAAAGAGAGACTACAGTGGAGACAAAGACAGAATTGGCCAAGCTTTTGGTCATATGTGTTGACAGAGATAACGATGTGGGAGAAAAAACTGGACTTGCAACTCCGGTTGTGGGACGTAATGCATGCATTGAGGCTGCGCAAAAATTAGCTCTTGAAGATCCAGAAGATGCAGATTCAAACGCAATATTTTCTGCGATAAAAACATACGAAGATCTGATCAGCAGAGGATATACAGTACAGGTAATTGTAGTAGCTGGTGTTGAACACAGAGGAGTTCAAGCTGACGAAAAGATTGTTTCTGAGATAAAATCTGTTCTTAAAACATACAATGCTGGAGGTGCCATAATTGTATCAGATGGTGAAGATGACGAGTCGGTAATCCCTATCATACAGAACGTTCTCCCAATAGTATCTGTACAACGTGTGGTAATGAAAGTAAGTCGTACGGTAGAATATTCATACGCTGTATTTGCAAAATATGTAAAAATGTTAGCATATGATTCTAAATATTCAAAGTTTTTTTTGGGTGTTCCAGGAATGTTATTGTTGATAGGTGGTATTGCAACTGCATTTGGATATACTGCAGAAATTTTTGCCGTACTAGTAAGTATACTTGGAGCTGCGTTTGTCATACGAGCTTTTGATATAGACAAAGCGTGGACCAGCTGGACAAAACCTTCGCCGTCAGGATTTATACGATTATTTACTGTAATAGCTGGCATTGTATTAATTATCTCTTCATTTGGTGCTGGATTATCAGTTGCAAACTTGTCTGAGATCTCTGCACCATCAGATATTCTTGCTAACGGTGTCATCGTGGGAGAGTTTCTATCTGGAGCTTTGCCCATAATGTGGGTTGGATTGGGAACATTATTTGCTGGAACTTTGCTTAGTAATTGGCTTGGTGGAGTACAGAGACAGATAAACGACTCTCTTCGAATAATTGCCCTAGCTGCGCTATATCCGACATTGGCACAGTTTGCACATATTTTGATTACCAATGATAGCACACTTACGTTAGTATTGCCGTTGGTGGCAGGTCTGACAGCTACAGTGATCGCCGCTATCGTCCTCTTCAAGCGGTACCGAAGCCCTCGTACACATATAGATATGTAG
- a CDS encoding Integrase protein family, which produces MDTDEVWLKISGQKKYLFASIDDNTRYWLAYDVADTKFQHNADRLLELTKNAIGKNPKHFTTDGLPAYRKSSKRVFGKDAHHHSHIHLNGDHNNNKMERFNGTFRDREINFRGLKKTDTALIGGFKTYYNYTKKHMGLNGVTPAEASNIKVDGLNYLVA; this is translated from the coding sequence ATGGATACTGATGAAGTATGGCTAAAAATATCAGGTCAAAAGAAATACCTATTTGCTTCCATAGATGATAATACTCGTTATTGGTTAGCTTATGACGTTGCAGATACTAAATTTCAACATAATGCAGATCGTCTATTAGAACTAACAAAAAATGCCATTGGTAAAAATCCTAAACATTTTACAACTGATGGACTTCCAGCATATCGTAAATCATCTAAACGTGTATTTGGTAAAGATGCACATCATCATTCGCATATACATCTCAATGGTGATCATAATAATAACAAGATGGAACGTTTTAATGGTACATTTAGAGATCGTGAAATTAACTTTAGAGGTCTAAAGAAAACTGATACGGCTCTTATTGGTGGATTCAAGACTTACTATAATTACACTAAAAAACATATGGGATTAAATGGTGTAACTCCTGCTGAAGCTTCAAACATTAAGGTTGATGGTCTTAACTACTTAGTTGCATAA
- a CDS encoding putative membrane protein has translation MASKKGIIMTAVILGAITATSFLIWILPSGSTIAISDYGAYLDRVQQINSGVTDVVDNNFQMLISGTLDADEYIDSAKASSTQLRSEMIQIMQVGIPEQWGESYQKQIDLIMRSVEYIRETIAAAERINKGENADDAIEAAYMVREHVDEMALEIDSMRPDA, from the coding sequence ATGGCCTCTAAAAAAGGAATAATAATGACCGCAGTAATTTTGGGAGCAATTACAGCGACTAGTTTTTTAATATGGATACTTCCATCAGGTAGCACTATTGCCATTTCAGATTATGGCGCATATCTTGATCGTGTACAACAGATAAACAGTGGTGTGACAGATGTGGTGGATAATAATTTCCAAATGCTCATATCTGGAACGCTTGATGCTGATGAATATATTGATTCTGCAAAAGCTTCTTCCACACAACTGCGTTCGGAGATGATACAGATTATGCAAGTTGGCATACCCGAGCAGTGGGGAGAGAGCTATCAAAAACAGATAGATTTGATAATGCGATCAGTAGAATACATACGTGAGACGATAGCAGCTGCTGAGAGGATTAACAAAGGAGAAAATGCAGATGATGCCATCGAGGCAGCATATATGGTGCGCGAACATGTAGATGAGATGGCATTAGAGATAGATTCCATGCGCCCAGACGCCTAG
- a CDS encoding di-trans,poly-cis-decaprenylcistransferase has product MESADFNSSGSNSLVPKHVGFILDGNRRWMKSKNLLGIEHKIGADKVEKLIDWSYELDIKAITLYVLSTENLVRNCDYLEDLFKLMEERLERLYSDPNLHKRKMRITAIGDTTLLPDKIQKMFVKLDKATTDYDGQYVNFAVAYGGRHEIVHAVKKLCGKIKDGHISIEDIDEKAIESCLYTSNLPNPQPDLIIRTAGEKRLSGFLLWQCAYSELIFLDMLWPEFEKKNLVESIKMYQSRGRRFGK; this is encoded by the coding sequence ATGGAGTCGGCAGACTTTAACTCGAGTGGCTCAAATTCGTTAGTGCCAAAGCATGTGGGATTTATTTTAGATGGTAACCGCAGATGGATGAAGAGTAAAAACCTCTTGGGCATTGAACACAAGATCGGGGCAGACAAGGTGGAAAAATTGATTGATTGGTCATATGAGCTTGATATAAAGGCGATTACCTTGTATGTACTCTCTACTGAAAATCTCGTGCGCAACTGTGACTATCTTGAAGATCTATTCAAACTGATGGAAGAGAGACTTGAGCGATTATATTCTGATCCAAATCTTCACAAGAGAAAAATGCGTATAACTGCCATAGGTGATACAACTCTTTTACCTGATAAAATACAAAAAATGTTTGTAAAGTTAGATAAAGCAACAACAGATTATGATGGACAGTATGTCAATTTTGCTGTAGCATATGGTGGACGCCATGAAATTGTGCATGCAGTAAAAAAACTATGTGGTAAAATAAAAGATGGTCATATTTCAATTGAAGATATTGACGAAAAAGCTATAGAATCTTGCTTGTACACTTCAAACTTACCAAATCCACAACCAGATCTGATAATTCGAACTGCTGGAGAAAAAAGACTCAGCGGATTTTTGCTGTGGCAATGCGCATATAGCGAGCTGATCTTTTTAGATATGCTGTGGCCAGAGTTTGAAAAAAAGAATCTAGTTGAATCGATTAAAATGTATCAAAGTAGAGGGAGGAGATTTGGAAAATGA
- a CDS encoding Transposase, translating into MQTFKIKSMSTPNKEYTISRTGNGLICSCPDNQFRKSDCKHIHVIIGIIKQNKCYANNEFKIMERSKLDLCKYCSSGNIKKDGFRTNKHGKLQRYKCLECQRKFTTNFGFEKTRVNPSTITGAIQMYFTGMSVRDISNHYEMMGIKISHMAVYNWISKYSKMVEKYLKEIIPRTSNRTWILMKYG; encoded by the coding sequence ATGCAAACATTCAAGATCAAATCCATGTCCACACCCAATAAAGAATACACCATATCAAGAACGGGTAACGGTCTAATCTGCTCATGCCCAGACAACCAATTCCGTAAATCTGATTGTAAACATATCCACGTTATTATTGGCATTATCAAACAAAACAAATGTTACGCCAATAATGAATTTAAAATCATGGAACGATCAAAACTTGATCTATGCAAATACTGTAGCTCTGGTAATATCAAAAAAGATGGCTTTCGTACTAACAAACATGGTAAACTTCAAAGATACAAATGTTTAGAATGTCAGCGTAAATTTACTACAAATTTTGGTTTTGAAAAAACTCGTGTTAATCCCTCTACTATTACAGGTGCTATACAGATGTATTTTACAGGTATGAGTGTTAGAGATATTTCCAACCATTATGAAATGATGGGTATTAAAATTTCACACATGGCAGTTTATAATTGGATTTCCAAATACTCTAAAATGGTTGAAAAATATCTTAAAGAAATTATCCCTAGAACATCTAACCGTACATGGATACTGATGAAGTATGGCTAA
- a CDS encoding putative membrane protein — MSTYKAKYSPSESMNFIIPIIALAFLGIVYIMSQRAGSEFVSFILIAAATLPTIYWVFVIKKMTIKNATSYAPREQDTKNWVYDLIQGEKEFVFVAEVPGPEDKITVRVIDGILYIRGSSNFSKEIPMEHLGELSDFKYKNGVLTLRIKRS, encoded by the coding sequence ATGTCAACATACAAGGCAAAATACTCGCCATCAGAATCGATGAATTTCATAATCCCAATCATCGCTTTGGCGTTTCTTGGAATTGTATACATAATGTCTCAGCGTGCAGGTTCTGAATTTGTCAGCTTTATCTTAATTGCCGCTGCTACGTTGCCTACCATATATTGGGTTTTTGTAATTAAAAAAATGACGATAAAGAATGCTACTTCATATGCTCCACGAGAGCAAGATACAAAAAATTGGGTATATGATCTAATACAAGGAGAAAAAGAATTTGTATTTGTGGCAGAAGTTCCAGGTCCAGAAGATAAGATAACAGTACGTGTGATTGATGGTATATTATACATACGGGGAAGCTCTAATTTTTCCAAAGAAATTCCGATGGAACATTTAGGTGAACTCTCTGACTTTAAGTATAAAAATGGCGTCTTGACACTTAGAATAAAACGATCATAG
- a CDS encoding DNA topoisomerase — MKSKNSGKKSTSKRSSSKKNKIKSVKSTGKIQNAIKVMSAKEKQQMILNELKIKGEIIYEDLIKGRFPNVLIPSRSVSNIVYDETLRQYILGNAAALRNSKNTSQLRSFTQLVWLAFFANRLTNEKKSSTLRDVYYSSQAFAVDFEDQSESDNIIVDFEAVMSRPREDFHVFPEERSSVFGDLNIEYTVPGYEGKKMNLANHPDGYAIGPSLTSAQLVDTSADMVIAVEKGGLFTRFIEEQVDKKFKSIIVDTGGQAPRSTRTLLKRLNTELGLPVIILTDGDVYGEHIAMVIKSGSANAAHLRDLTVPDAKWVGVWASDIEKYKLPTIPMTEADIKRCHDLKKDPRYQKGIWKKELDEFLKIKRKAELEAFSKYGLTNITDKYLPQKLEIAKSL, encoded by the coding sequence ATGAAAAGTAAGAATAGTGGTAAAAAATCCACATCAAAAAGGTCATCTTCAAAGAAGAATAAAATCAAAAGTGTAAAGAGTACTGGTAAAATTCAAAATGCCATCAAAGTAATGAGTGCAAAGGAGAAACAACAGATGATACTAAACGAGTTAAAGATCAAAGGCGAGATAATATACGAGGATCTAATCAAGGGCAGATTTCCTAACGTGTTAATTCCAAGCAGATCTGTAAGTAACATAGTATATGATGAGACGCTCAGACAGTATATACTAGGAAATGCTGCAGCATTACGTAATTCAAAAAATACTTCACAGCTTCGTTCGTTTACACAGCTCGTTTGGCTTGCGTTCTTTGCCAACAGGTTGACAAATGAGAAAAAATCATCTACACTCAGGGATGTGTATTATTCGTCTCAGGCATTCGCAGTGGATTTTGAAGACCAGTCAGAATCAGATAACATTATAGTGGATTTTGAGGCGGTCATGTCTCGTCCTAGGGAAGATTTTCATGTGTTTCCAGAAGAACGAAGTAGTGTTTTTGGGGATCTCAACATAGAGTATACGGTTCCAGGTTATGAGGGCAAAAAGATGAATCTTGCAAACCATCCAGACGGTTATGCCATAGGTCCAAGTCTTACCAGTGCTCAGCTGGTAGACACTAGTGCCGATATGGTTATTGCTGTGGAAAAAGGTGGTTTGTTTACTAGATTTATAGAAGAACAAGTTGATAAGAAATTCAAATCTATAATTGTTGATACTGGTGGTCAAGCTCCACGTTCAACTCGCACTCTCTTAAAACGACTCAACACCGAACTTGGTCTCCCAGTAATCATACTTACTGATGGAGACGTATATGGAGAACACATAGCTATGGTCATAAAGTCTGGATCTGCAAACGCTGCACATCTTCGAGATCTTACTGTACCTGACGCCAAATGGGTCGGCGTGTGGGCATCCGATATTGAAAAATACAAATTGCCGACCATACCTATGACAGAAGCGGACATAAAAAGATGTCATGATCTAAAAAAAGATCCTAGATATCAAAAGGGAATATGGAAAAAAGAGCTAGATGAGTTTCTAAAGATAAAACGTAAAGCAGAACTAGAAGCTTTTTCAAAATATGGATTGACTAACATTACAGACAAATATCTTCCTCAAAAGTTAGAGATTGCAAAGAGCCTATGA
- a CDS encoding translation initiation factor 1: MGKRKVLNESALKEIRLPEEGELLGRVIKLLGSDQVLVKCTDGITRRGRIRGKLKRRIWIRDNDIVIIAPWDFKKDERGDIVWRFTLPQVDWLKNGNHIARDF, from the coding sequence ATGGGAAAAAGAAAAGTACTCAATGAAAGTGCGTTAAAAGAGATTCGGCTTCCCGAAGAAGGCGAGCTTTTAGGACGCGTAATCAAGCTTTTAGGTAGTGATCAGGTTCTAGTAAAATGTACAGATGGTATTACACGAAGAGGAAGAATACGTGGAAAATTAAAACGCCGCATTTGGATACGCGATAATGACATTGTGATTATAGCTCCATGGGATTTTAAAAAAGACGAACGTGGAGATATCGTATGGCGTTTTACACTGCCGCAGGTAGATTGGCTCAAAAACGGCAATCACATTGCACGAGATTTTTGA
- a CDS encoding DNA topoisomerase VI subunit B, which produces MSTIKENFNQISPSEFFYRNRDLAGFSNPTRSLYTAVREFVENALDACDQQGILPNVHLTIKAVDPEKPDPKAYILSVKDNGPGIESKHIPRAFGTVLYGSKFGLKQARGMFGLGATMAILYGQITTNKPVTVRSSIDGQTQDAYEMLLDIQKNKPVILKHDTKPISKKGLTVSIYLEGDYTKAGVKIREYMYQTSLITPYATITFDDPKGENFKYNRIINEMPKPPTIINPHPYGIDVETIRRMITESTFHIPSFDDATMIKVLKEIGMSKSNPTLQGVLLKASKKWSSITKQSKVIIALMAQIKVDVNTISKIKIEDIDLINKKITYWDFGRSKSIMVDMVEDIYYKHVASIVHGETLSTFLTKRFQRVGPTTAVKFAKFAGFKPEKRLGTMTNQELVKLSDALQKYTDFLAPDPSCLAPLGDKPLEKGVNKFFTPDFVAVLQRSASAYSGFPFVIEMAIAYGGGITSGGTKVYRFANRIPLLYDEGSDVVLKVIHEMDLKRYKVGNEAPLVLVSHICSTRIPYKTVGKENVADRQEIERELRLALQYLLRKLASYMQKRGRADAEKKRASLYSKYLPLIAQFCTELAGKKKEPNLENILAVGNTEGINEK; this is translated from the coding sequence ATGTCCACAATTAAGGAAAATTTCAACCAAATATCTCCTAGTGAGTTTTTTTACAGAAACAGAGATTTAGCAGGATTTAGCAATCCCACAAGATCTCTATACACTGCGGTAAGAGAATTTGTTGAAAACGCACTTGACGCATGCGATCAGCAAGGCATACTACCAAACGTACATCTTACGATTAAAGCAGTAGATCCTGAAAAACCAGATCCAAAGGCGTACATATTATCCGTAAAAGACAACGGTCCTGGTATAGAATCCAAACACATTCCTAGGGCATTTGGCACCGTTTTGTATGGATCAAAGTTTGGGTTGAAACAGGCAAGAGGTATGTTTGGTCTTGGAGCAACCATGGCAATACTTTATGGACAAATTACTACAAACAAGCCAGTAACAGTACGTAGTTCCATAGATGGTCAAACGCAAGATGCATACGAGATGCTTTTGGATATACAGAAAAACAAGCCAGTAATTCTAAAACACGATACAAAACCAATTTCAAAAAAAGGTCTTACCGTGAGTATCTATCTAGAAGGTGATTATACAAAGGCAGGTGTAAAAATTAGAGAGTACATGTATCAAACCTCCCTCATTACCCCATACGCAACTATAACTTTTGATGACCCAAAAGGCGAGAATTTCAAATATAATAGAATAATTAATGAGATGCCAAAACCTCCCACCATAATCAATCCACATCCATATGGTATCGATGTAGAGACAATACGACGTATGATAACAGAGAGCACATTTCACATACCTAGCTTTGATGATGCAACGATGATAAAAGTTCTAAAAGAGATTGGCATGTCAAAATCAAACCCGACACTGCAAGGTGTACTTTTAAAAGCTTCAAAAAAATGGTCTAGCATAACCAAACAATCTAAAGTCATAATAGCCCTTATGGCACAGATAAAAGTCGATGTTAATACCATCTCCAAGATAAAAATTGAGGATATAGACTTGATAAACAAAAAAATCACCTATTGGGATTTTGGAAGATCAAAATCAATTATGGTCGACATGGTAGAAGATATCTATTACAAACATGTAGCAAGTATTGTACATGGTGAAACACTTTCGACGTTTCTTACCAAGAGATTTCAGAGAGTGGGGCCTACAACTGCGGTGAAATTTGCAAAATTTGCAGGATTCAAACCAGAAAAGAGGCTTGGAACCATGACAAATCAGGAATTGGTAAAATTAAGTGATGCATTACAAAAATACACCGATTTTTTGGCGCCAGATCCAAGCTGTCTAGCTCCTCTTGGCGACAAACCACTTGAAAAAGGTGTCAACAAGTTTTTCACTCCTGATTTTGTTGCCGTGCTGCAACGTTCAGCTTCGGCCTATTCTGGATTTCCATTTGTAATAGAGATGGCCATAGCATATGGCGGAGGCATTACTTCAGGTGGCACAAAGGTGTATAGATTTGCCAACCGTATACCGTTACTGTATGATGAGGGTAGTGATGTTGTGTTAAAAGTAATTCACGAGATGGATCTAAAAAGATACAAAGTAGGAAATGAGGCTCCTCTAGTTTTAGTATCACACATCTGTTCTACTCGTATTCCTTACAAGACCGTGGGCAAAGAAAATGTGGCAGATCGACAGGAGATAGAACGTGAGTTAAGACTTGCGTTACAGTATCTGTTACGCAAGCTTGCATCATATATGCAAAAAAGAGGTAGGGCTGATGCAGAAAAAAAGAGAGCAAGTCTTTATTCAAAATATTTACCACTGATAGCCCAATTTTGCACCGAATTGGCAGGTAAGAAAAAAGAACCCAATCTTGAAAATATACTAGCTGTTGGAAACACCGAGGGAATAAATGAAAAGTAA
- a CDS encoding translation initiation factor IF-2 has product MVKSEYEKLLKRISDKISDGSTKNSIRFEIPPVDVAWEGQKTFLRNFSEYPKILRREPDKILQYLSKEFAVPAQLLGEKAMFIGKRDPDDFTRLFNIYIEDYVKCPVCGSPDTKIEKENRISFLICEACGAKSTMKGKYT; this is encoded by the coding sequence ATGGTTAAATCTGAATATGAAAAACTGTTAAAACGAATAAGTGACAAGATCTCCGATGGCAGTACAAAAAACTCCATACGTTTTGAAATTCCTCCAGTTGACGTTGCATGGGAAGGACAAAAAACATTCTTGCGTAATTTTTCAGAATATCCAAAAATTTTGAGACGCGAACCAGACAAGATACTACAATATCTATCAAAAGAATTTGCAGTGCCTGCACAATTATTAGGAGAAAAGGCCATGTTTATAGGAAAACGCGATCCCGACGATTTTACTAGACTGTTCAACATATACATAGAAGATTATGTAAAATGCCCCGTATGTGGAAGCCCCGATACAAAAATAGAAAAAGAAAATAGAATATCTTTTCTTATTTGTGAAGCGTGTGGTGCAAAATCTACAATGAAAGGCAAATACACATGA
- a CDS encoding RNA-processing protein, with amino-acid sequence MSYEDTIKIPSKRIAVLIGKEGKVKSHIEEMCSVKIDINSDTGEIALYTKSSMDAILPFKAAEIISAIGRGFSPKNALELLKGQNALYIIDIREFSGKSPKQIERVRARLIGEGGKARRTLENLSDAKLSIYGKTVAIICDASKIRHVTKAVLALCSGSMHGSVYNKLESSRRRIKYERMVLWEGQNVHN; translated from the coding sequence ATGAGTTACGAAGACACTATAAAAATACCATCAAAACGCATTGCCGTTCTAATAGGCAAAGAGGGTAAAGTAAAATCACATATTGAGGAGATGTGTTCTGTAAAAATTGACATAAACAGTGATACCGGAGAGATTGCACTATATACAAAATCTAGTATGGATGCTATACTTCCTTTCAAAGCTGCAGAGATTATCTCAGCTATTGGCAGAGGATTTTCTCCTAAAAATGCACTTGAATTGTTAAAAGGGCAAAATGCACTATACATTATAGACATACGTGAATTTTCAGGTAAATCCCCAAAGCAAATAGAACGTGTAAGAGCTAGGCTGATAGGAGAAGGGGGCAAAGCTAGAAGAACTCTTGAAAATTTAAGCGATGCCAAACTGTCAATATATGGCAAAACCGTCGCCATAATATGCGATGCATCTAAAATTAGACATGTCACAAAGGCCGTACTGGCATTGTGTTCTGGCAGTATGCACGGTTCTGTTTATAATAAACTGGAATCTTCAAGACGACGTATAAAATATGAAAGGATGGTTTTATGGGAAGGGCAAAATGTCCACAATTAA
- a CDS encoding non-specific serine/threonine protein kinase, RIO kinase 1, protein MDKIMSASYELDSKTSSKIKAKIAKSSSHKLFDGFKGDKTINEVLDKPAIMTVYGMIKSGIISYVNGAVSAGKESVVFWAVDGKGVDIALKIHLVTTTNFKNRMSYIDGDHRFGKIKKGTRNMVNLWARKEFTNMVLCYNKGIHVPEPIQISKNVIASRFIGSKGLPQKTLHTSQISNKDYVETVSIIKKMYLKAGLVHGDLSEYNIFKDPSGLIVFDLGSGVNKKHPNALGFLKRDINNITRFFVKRGLIVKNPIDVLKEVIE, encoded by the coding sequence ATGGATAAGATAATGTCCGCATCATACGAATTGGACAGTAAAACATCTTCAAAGATCAAAGCAAAGATTGCAAAGTCATCTAGTCATAAACTCTTTGATGGATTCAAAGGAGATAAGACGATAAATGAGGTATTAGACAAACCTGCCATTATGACCGTATATGGTATGATAAAGTCGGGCATCATATCCTACGTCAACGGTGCTGTAAGCGCTGGAAAAGAATCAGTGGTATTTTGGGCAGTAGATGGAAAAGGCGTCGATATAGCACTCAAAATACATCTAGTTACAACAACGAATTTCAAAAATCGTATGTCATACATAGATGGCGACCACAGATTTGGAAAGATAAAAAAAGGAACACGTAATATGGTAAACTTGTGGGCACGAAAAGAGTTTACAAACATGGTACTATGCTATAATAAAGGAATTCACGTTCCAGAGCCAATTCAAATTTCAAAAAATGTAATTGCATCACGTTTTATAGGATCCAAAGGTTTACCTCAAAAAACCCTACATACATCACAAATATCAAACAAAGATTATGTTGAGACTGTATCCATTATAAAAAAAATGTATTTAAAAGCTGGACTAGTACATGGAGATCTGTCAGAATACAATATATTCAAAGATCCATCAGGTTTGATAGTATTTGATTTAGGATCTGGAGTTAACAAAAAACATCCTAATGCGTTGGGATTTCTCAAGAGAGATATTAATAATATAACAAGATTTTTTGTAAAAAGAGGATTGATAGTAAAAAACCCCATTGATGTATTAAAGGAAGTGATTGAATGA